One Novosphingobium sp. G106 DNA segment encodes these proteins:
- a CDS encoding MATE family efflux transporter yields MARALGAGRRQDADALILHAVAINIVVALGFTTLFLFFGTPIYRMLGGRAGELEAALVYSNVVFASVVFIWLMNGLASVIRGTGNMLYPALVTCVGVIVLIPISPALIFGFGPIPAMGIVGGGLAMAAYYVAGTLAMAWYILANRTPVRFRWVRLDWTLLAGILRVGALSAVNSIQSNAVIAGATALVATSVGVSAVAGFGTGVRLEYLLVPLIFGIGAPMVAMIGTNIGAGRQDRALSIAMAGAGIAFIVTEALGLAAALFPEVWLGLFSAEPDMILAGTAYLRIVGPVYGFFGLGLSLYFASQGAGKLFWPITGGFLRVVIALGGGWLALKLTGSIEWLFVALAVALVVYGLIVFAAVRSGLWFRPLAIERPRAAISPTVS; encoded by the coding sequence GTGGCCCGTGCGCTGGGGGCTGGGCGCCGGCAGGACGCGGACGCGCTTATTCTACACGCGGTCGCCATCAATATCGTCGTCGCGCTGGGGTTCACGACCTTGTTCCTGTTTTTTGGGACGCCGATTTACCGAATGCTGGGCGGCAGAGCCGGAGAACTCGAGGCAGCGCTCGTCTATTCCAACGTTGTCTTTGCCAGTGTCGTCTTCATCTGGCTGATGAACGGGCTCGCGAGTGTCATTCGGGGCACTGGAAATATGCTCTACCCTGCGTTGGTGACTTGCGTTGGTGTCATCGTCCTCATTCCCATCTCGCCGGCGCTGATCTTTGGTTTTGGCCCGATACCGGCGATGGGGATCGTCGGAGGCGGGTTGGCAATGGCTGCCTATTATGTAGCGGGAACGCTCGCCATGGCGTGGTACATCCTCGCCAATAGAACTCCTGTTCGGTTTCGTTGGGTGCGGCTGGACTGGACGTTGCTCGCAGGAATCCTGCGGGTCGGCGCCCTCTCCGCTGTAAATTCGATCCAATCCAATGCCGTCATCGCAGGAGCAACGGCGCTTGTCGCGACGAGTGTTGGCGTCAGCGCGGTTGCTGGCTTCGGAACTGGCGTGCGACTCGAATATCTGCTCGTCCCGTTGATCTTCGGTATTGGAGCGCCAATGGTCGCCATGATCGGTACGAATATCGGCGCGGGACGGCAGGATCGGGCGCTCAGTATCGCCATGGCTGGCGCCGGCATTGCCTTTATCGTTACTGAGGCCCTTGGTCTCGCAGCAGCCCTGTTTCCCGAGGTGTGGCTCGGCCTGTTCAGCGCCGAGCCGGACATGATCCTAGCGGGCACCGCCTATTTGCGGATCGTTGGCCCGGTGTACGGATTTTTTGGCCTAGGGCTTTCGCTTTATTTCGCTTCGCAGGGTGCAGGAAAACTGTTCTGGCCGATCACGGGTGGGTTTCTCCGCGTGGTGATCGCACTTGGCGGTGGTTGGCTTGCCCTTAAACTCACGGGGTCGATCGAGTGGCTTTTTGTAGCGCTTGCCGTTGCGCTCGTGGTTTATGGGTTGATTGTCTTTGCTGCCGTCCGCTCGGGACTTTGGTTTCGCCCACTGGCGATAGAGCGGCCGCGAGCAGCCATTTCGCCTACGGTGTCATAG
- a CDS encoding oxidoreductase, with amino-acid sequence MAMNGAKALKKTALLTGASSGIGKAAASALVNAGYRVIGTSRGATPDEVRDGIRMIACDVTSDESVAAAVALAHAELGQIDLLVNNAGFGVTGAAEESSIAQVHALFETNFYGVVRMTNSVLPIMREQGSGRILNVGSALGFIPAPYSAYYSATKHAVEGYSESLDHEVREFGVRVAVIEPASTRTSFESSNVPSDTRLAAYDASRAKYLVAFGNAMSVADTAESVAETIVLAARNENLLLRYPSGKAARQTAFARRFLPRSLFDKILHKQFGLA; translated from the coding sequence ATGGCGATGAATGGGGCAAAGGCGCTCAAGAAAACAGCGCTTCTCACTGGGGCATCGAGTGGTATCGGCAAAGCTGCAGCTTCTGCGCTGGTGAATGCAGGTTACCGTGTAATTGGCACGAGCCGTGGCGCTACGCCTGACGAGGTACGCGACGGCATCCGGATGATTGCATGCGATGTCACATCCGACGAGTCCGTCGCAGCGGCTGTGGCGCTGGCGCATGCCGAACTCGGGCAGATCGATTTGCTCGTCAACAATGCCGGCTTCGGAGTCACAGGCGCAGCCGAAGAAAGCTCGATCGCGCAAGTCCACGCTCTGTTCGAGACCAATTTTTACGGTGTCGTTCGGATGACCAATTCGGTCCTGCCGATCATGAGGGAGCAGGGTAGTGGACGCATTCTCAATGTTGGTTCTGCGTTGGGGTTCATTCCCGCCCCCTACAGCGCCTATTATTCGGCGACCAAGCACGCCGTGGAGGGCTATTCGGAATCACTCGATCATGAGGTCCGTGAATTCGGTGTCCGCGTCGCGGTGATCGAGCCTGCCTCTACACGGACATCATTCGAGAGCAGCAATGTCCCCTCCGACACACGGCTTGCGGCCTATGATGCGAGCCGAGCGAAGTATCTTGTCGCCTTCGGGAACGCAATGTCCGTGGCGGATACCGCGGAAAGCGTCGCGGAAACCATTGTGCTGGCGGCACGCAACGAAAACCTGCTTCTTCGCTACCCTTCTGGCAAGGCGGCGCGACAGACCGCATTCGCCCGTCGTTTCCTCCCTCGGTCTCTCTTCGACAAGATACTGCATAAGCAATTCGGCTTGGCATAA
- a CDS encoding alpha/beta fold hydrolase — translation MFEGFRTERIAQSNGVSIQTRIGGIGSPVLLLHGYPQTSACWHAVAPRLVAAGFSVIVPDLRGYGASDKPESSADHGTYSKRVMAADQVELMRHLGHQRFFVAGHDRGGRVAHRRALDHQDSVKRLAVLDIAPTATMYESTDRDFATGYYHWFFLIQPAPLPETLIGADPDFYLKSKLAAWSKSGMDVFASDALEEYCRAFREPACVAATCEDYRAAASIDLIHDAVDKDRRIMVPLLALWGTKGLVGRLFDVLASWSAKASTVTGQGFPVGHFLPEEAPAETAEALVAFFSADE, via the coding sequence ATGTTTGAGGGCTTCAGGACCGAACGCATAGCGCAGTCTAATGGCGTTTCGATCCAAACCCGGATCGGGGGTATTGGGTCGCCAGTGCTGTTATTGCACGGCTATCCCCAGACCTCGGCCTGCTGGCATGCCGTTGCCCCAAGGCTTGTCGCGGCGGGATTTAGCGTGATCGTGCCCGATCTTCGAGGATATGGGGCGTCCGATAAACCCGAGTCCAGTGCCGACCACGGCACCTATTCCAAGCGCGTCATGGCGGCGGATCAGGTCGAACTGATGCGCCATCTCGGCCATCAGCGCTTTTTTGTGGCTGGTCATGACCGGGGAGGCAGGGTCGCCCATCGCCGCGCGCTCGATCACCAGGACAGTGTGAAGCGGCTCGCGGTACTGGACATCGCACCGACTGCAACGATGTATGAAAGCACCGACCGCGACTTTGCGACAGGCTATTATCACTGGTTTTTCCTGATCCAGCCGGCCCCTCTGCCAGAGACGCTTATCGGCGCCGATCCCGACTTTTACCTCAAGAGCAAACTCGCGGCATGGAGCAAAAGCGGCATGGATGTTTTTGCCAGCGACGCTCTGGAGGAATATTGCCGCGCGTTTCGCGAGCCTGCCTGCGTCGCCGCTACCTGCGAGGACTATCGCGCCGCCGCGAGTATCGATCTGATTCATGACGCGGTCGATAAGGATCGTCGGATCATGGTGCCCCTGCTGGCCCTTTGGGGGACGAAAGGGCTGGTGGGCCGGCTGTTCGATGTTCTTGCATCGTGGAGTGCCAAGGCATCCACCGTAACGGGCCAGGGGTTTCCAGTGGGACATTTCCTGCCGGAAGAAGCTCCCGCTGAAACTGCCGAGGCGCTCGTCGCGTTCTTCTCGGCCGACGAATGA
- a CDS encoding helix-turn-helix domain-containing protein, which yields MQGTRQAITRSRTASIACDYWSFHIIDEIDAGLVRFKDLLAALPIAPNILARRLADLRELGLIDRRQCERDLRCFNYKITKQGRQLLPVIAALREWEGWDGRLGVHTAQDVPGSVGERSFRPDVRV from the coding sequence TTGCAAGGGACCAGGCAGGCGATCACGAGATCGAGAACAGCGTCGATCGCTTGTGACTATTGGTCGTTTCACATTATCGATGAGATTGACGCTGGCCTGGTTCGCTTTAAGGATCTGCTTGCGGCGTTGCCAATTGCGCCGAACATATTGGCCCGAAGGCTCGCTGACCTAAGGGAGCTTGGTCTGATCGATCGCAGGCAATGCGAACGAGACTTGCGCTGTTTCAACTACAAAATCACTAAGCAGGGCCGTCAATTGTTACCCGTGATCGCTGCTCTTCGGGAGTGGGAAGGGTGGGACGGCCGGCTTGGTGTGCACACAGCCCAGGACGTCCCGGGCTCGGTCGGGGAGCGGAGCTTTCGCCCGGACGTGAGAGTGTAG
- a CDS encoding TetR/AcrR family transcriptional regulator, protein MTDIMIDGRYESRHANVNGPSGEFGMRVSRERMAENRGRILDEASRLFRSKGFDAVSVVEVMKAAGLTHGGFYGHFSSKDDLIAQTLAHVLAREPGGAGDIRAYLDAYLSPHHRDNAGEGCPTAGLAADIRHQSEAVRLAMTDGLRSQIDRVSAAVPGASAQDRRRAAIGTWAAMVGAVILARAVDDPALSDEVLEQTRAWIDGGINPAPALS, encoded by the coding sequence ATGACCGATATCATGATTGATGGCAGATATGAATCGCGTCATGCCAATGTCAACGGACCGAGCGGAGAATTTGGAATGAGAGTCAGTCGAGAACGGATGGCGGAGAATCGAGGGCGGATTCTTGATGAGGCCAGCCGGCTTTTTCGGTCGAAAGGCTTCGACGCGGTCAGCGTCGTGGAGGTTATGAAAGCCGCAGGCCTCACCCATGGCGGCTTCTATGGTCACTTCAGTTCGAAAGACGATTTGATAGCTCAGACCCTGGCGCATGTTCTCGCCAGGGAGCCAGGCGGAGCGGGAGACATTCGTGCATATCTTGACGCCTATCTTTCGCCGCACCACCGCGACAATGCTGGCGAAGGCTGCCCAACCGCCGGTCTGGCCGCGGACATTCGGCATCAGAGCGAGGCGGTACGCTTGGCCATGACAGATGGCCTGCGATCGCAGATCGATCGCGTCAGCGCGGCGGTACCCGGAGCAAGCGCACAAGACCGGCGCCGGGCGGCAATCGGGACGTGGGCAGCGATGGTAGGAGCAGTGATCCTCGCTAGGGCAGTCGACGATCCGGCTTTGTCGGATGAAGTCCTGGAACAGACGCGCGCGTGGATTGATGGAGGGATCAACCCGGCACCCGCCTTGTCCTGA
- a CDS encoding enoyl-CoA hydratase/isomerase family protein, producing the protein MIITELNDRIAFIKLARPATRNALAIEDWVALKTAIERIASTSARVIVLASNLDATFCAGSDLKAMEALVGQPELVVEFRLAMREAIEALAAAAIPTVANIQGDCFGAGVALALACDIRVAGERARFGVTPAKLGISYPAEDIARLIGAVGSGQASRLLLVADTISAADAHRAGLVQLLGEAVEAERIAMAIANNAPQSVATMKRLIRATMQGSELASDEIFDGFFASEAFAEGLNAFKAKRPPIYADEPRSLEK; encoded by the coding sequence TTGATAATAACCGAACTGAACGATCGCATAGCCTTTATCAAGCTCGCGCGGCCCGCAACGCGAAACGCGTTGGCAATCGAGGACTGGGTTGCGTTGAAAACAGCCATCGAGCGTATCGCCTCGACATCTGCGCGGGTCATTGTGCTGGCGTCTAACCTCGACGCCACATTTTGTGCCGGCTCTGACCTCAAGGCGATGGAAGCTCTGGTGGGGCAGCCAGAACTGGTCGTGGAATTTCGCTTGGCCATGCGCGAGGCGATCGAAGCTTTAGCTGCTGCGGCCATTCCTACCGTGGCGAACATCCAGGGCGATTGTTTCGGCGCAGGCGTTGCTCTTGCTCTGGCCTGCGATATTCGCGTGGCGGGCGAGCGGGCTCGGTTCGGCGTTACTCCGGCGAAGTTGGGCATCTCCTATCCGGCTGAGGATATCGCGCGTCTGATTGGGGCCGTCGGATCGGGACAGGCTAGCCGGTTGCTGCTGGTCGCCGACACGATTTCTGCAGCCGATGCGCATCGCGCAGGTCTCGTGCAATTGCTTGGCGAGGCCGTTGAGGCAGAGCGGATCGCAATGGCGATCGCCAACAATGCGCCGCAAAGCGTAGCTACCATGAAGCGGCTAATCCGGGCCACCATGCAGGGCAGCGAACTTGCGTCCGACGAAATCTTCGACGGCTTCTTCGCATCTGAGGCATTCGCGGAAGGGTTGAACGCATTTAAGGCCAAGCGTCCGCCCATTTACGCTGACGAGCCTCGCTCGCTCGAGAAATGA
- a CDS encoding NADP-dependent oxidoreductase encodes MKAFILDRYKNKSLRFGDLPEPVLGSGDVLVEVHAAGLNPLDVKIRDGEFKPILPYRPPLVLGHDVAGTVVQVGTGVRRLKLGDEVYARPRDGRIGTFAQFIAIDEADVALKPRSLSMKEAASVPLAGLTAWQVLVERANLKRGQKVLIHAGSGGVGIFAIQLAKHLGATVATTASTTNAALVKSLGADILIDYKKQDFEKNPLGL; translated from the coding sequence ATGAAAGCGTTCATCCTTGATCGATATAAGAACAAATCACTGCGCTTTGGTGATTTGCCGGAACCCGTTTTGGGTTCAGGCGATGTGCTGGTTGAGGTCCATGCCGCTGGGCTGAATCCTCTCGATGTCAAAATCCGCGATGGGGAATTCAAGCCGATCCTGCCGTATCGCCCGCCCTTGGTCCTAGGGCATGACGTGGCCGGAACCGTGGTTCAGGTCGGCACTGGCGTCCGACGCCTCAAACTGGGTGACGAGGTCTACGCCCGGCCGCGGGATGGCCGGATCGGGACATTCGCGCAGTTCATCGCCATCGACGAAGCCGATGTGGCACTCAAGCCCAGGAGCTTGAGCATGAAGGAGGCGGCCTCCGTTCCCCTGGCCGGTCTGACCGCCTGGCAGGTGCTGGTCGAACGAGCGAACTTGAAGCGGGGGCAGAAGGTGCTGATCCATGCCGGCTCCGGTGGCGTGGGCATCTTCGCGATACAGTTGGCAAAGCATCTGGGCGCCACGGTCGCAACGACCGCAAGCACGACGAACGCAGCGCTGGTCAAAAGCCTCGGGGCCGATATCCTCATCGACTACAAGAAGCAGGATTTCGAAAAAAATCCTCTCGGGCTATGA
- a CDS encoding zinc-binding dehydrogenase yields MDGKTLEKSLGVLKPGGKLISISGPPDPDFARQQGLNWVLRQVLRLLSASIRRKARGKRVGYSFVFMRANGEQLSELASLIDAGIIRPVVDRTFPFEATNEALAYVETGRAKGKIVVTLK; encoded by the coding sequence CTGGACGGCAAAACGCTCGAGAAATCGCTGGGGGTGCTGAAGCCCGGCGGCAAGCTAATCTCTATCTCGGGCCCTCCCGACCCCGATTTCGCAAGACAACAGGGACTGAACTGGGTCCTGCGGCAAGTCCTGCGGCTGTTGAGCGCGAGCATCCGGCGCAAGGCCCGGGGCAAGCGGGTCGGCTATTCCTTCGTGTTCATGCGCGCGAACGGCGAGCAGTTGAGCGAGCTTGCCTCGTTGATCGATGCCGGGATCATTCGCCCGGTGGTGGATCGAACCTTCCCGTTCGAAGCGACCAACGAAGCGCTGGCCTATGTCGAAACGGGACGCGCAAAGGGCAAAATCGTCGTCACGCTGAAATGA
- a CDS encoding MDR family oxidoreductase, giving the protein MTFKALLASKAGGRISSDLVELDEKVLMPGDVTIAVDYSTVNFKDGLALSGRADIIQTFPLIAGIDLSGIVEASSYPGIDVGDKVVANGWGLSQTHHGGYAQKARLSGDWLVKIPQPFSTKDAMALGTAGYTAMLCVLALEHGGITPDRGDILVTGASGGVGSIAIALLSGLGYRVVASTGRLEETEYLRDLGAAEIIDRRTLSEPGAPITAERWAGVVDSVGSHTLANALAQTQYRGVVTACGLAQGLDLATTVLPFILRNITLAGIDSVNAPQAVRVEAWTRLARDLNLKKLARAMKVIGLAEVPDIAAAILEGKVQGRTVVDVNA; this is encoded by the coding sequence ATGACATTCAAGGCGCTTCTGGCCAGCAAAGCCGGCGGTAGAATCTCGTCGGATCTGGTCGAATTGGACGAAAAGGTCCTCATGCCGGGCGATGTCACGATCGCGGTCGACTACTCGACGGTGAACTTCAAGGATGGACTGGCTCTTTCGGGTCGCGCAGATATCATCCAGACGTTTCCACTGATCGCCGGTATCGATCTTTCCGGCATTGTCGAAGCGTCCTCCTATCCAGGCATTGACGTCGGTGACAAGGTCGTCGCTAACGGTTGGGGTCTTAGCCAGACACATCACGGCGGCTACGCCCAGAAAGCGCGGCTGAGCGGCGACTGGCTCGTCAAGATCCCGCAGCCTTTTTCGACGAAGGATGCCATGGCGCTTGGTACGGCAGGCTACACGGCCATGCTGTGCGTGCTTGCACTCGAACATGGCGGGATAACGCCGGATCGAGGCGACATCCTCGTGACGGGTGCCAGTGGCGGCGTCGGATCGATTGCGATCGCGCTGTTGTCCGGGCTTGGCTACCGTGTCGTAGCCTCAACGGGGCGTCTTGAAGAGACCGAATATCTCCGCGATCTTGGCGCAGCCGAAATCATCGACCGCCGCACACTATCTGAACCGGGTGCGCCTATCACGGCGGAACGCTGGGCCGGCGTTGTGGACTCCGTCGGCAGCCATACACTGGCAAATGCGCTCGCGCAGACCCAATATCGCGGTGTGGTTACGGCTTGTGGCCTCGCCCAGGGCCTTGATCTTGCAACAACGGTGCTGCCTTTCATCCTGCGCAACATCACCCTTGCCGGCATCGATTCAGTCAACGCACCGCAGGCCGTTCGCGTTGAAGCCTGGACGCGTCTGGCACGCGATCTCAATCTCAAAAAGCTCGCCCGGGCGATGAAGGTCATCGGGCTCGCAGAGGTGCCAGATATCGCAGCCGCCATCCTTGAAGGAAAGGTCCAGGGCCGCACGGTGGTCGACGTCAACGCATGA
- a CDS encoding SDR family oxidoreductase codes for MTATPAVLITGASTGIGAAYADRFARRGHDLVLVARNGTRLEDVAARLREETGVKIDILQADLTNLEEIAAVETRLRDDRRIGVLINNAGGSLSGSFVEQKTGDVAQLVALNTAAVARLASAVAPRLAEAGEGAIVNISSVVGLAPEFGMAVYGATKAFVTFLSQGLSLELGPRGVYVQAVLPGATRTEIWDHTGVDVDTLPAVMEVADLVDAALIGFDRREPVTIPPLYDAGQWDAYQGLRQAMLPGFAQALPAERYRSAD; via the coding sequence ATGACCGCTACCCCCGCAGTCCTCATCACCGGAGCGTCGACTGGAATCGGCGCCGCCTATGCGGATCGCTTCGCCCGCCGCGGGCATGACCTCGTGCTAGTCGCGCGCAACGGGACGCGGCTGGAAGACGTCGCGGCACGGCTCCGCGAAGAAACGGGTGTAAAGATCGACATCCTGCAGGCCGATCTTACCAATCTTGAGGAGATTGCCGCGGTCGAAACGCGACTGCGGGACGATCGCCGGATCGGCGTGCTCATCAACAATGCCGGAGGCAGCCTCAGTGGAAGCTTCGTTGAGCAGAAGACCGGGGATGTCGCCCAACTTGTAGCGCTGAACACGGCGGCTGTCGCGCGCCTCGCCAGCGCCGTGGCGCCAAGGCTTGCCGAAGCCGGGGAAGGCGCTATCGTCAATATTTCATCGGTGGTTGGGCTCGCGCCGGAATTCGGTATGGCGGTGTACGGCGCGACCAAAGCCTTCGTCACGTTCCTGTCCCAGGGGCTTAGTCTCGAGCTTGGCCCCAGGGGCGTCTATGTCCAGGCCGTGCTTCCCGGCGCGACGCGCACGGAAATCTGGGATCATACCGGCGTCGACGTCGACACGCTTCCTGCGGTCATGGAAGTCGCCGACCTCGTCGACGCGGCGCTGATCGGCTTCGATCGCCGTGAACCGGTCACCATCCCGCCGCTTTATGACGCCGGGCAATGGGACGCCTACCAAGGGCTGCGGCAGGCAATGCTTCCAGGGTTCGCCCAAGCCCTTCCCGCCGAGCGCTACCGGTCGGCCGATTAA
- a CDS encoding tautomerase family protein, with amino-acid sequence MPLVRVTMIKGKSPEYIKQLSQSIYESLVEAYLMPENDMFQIIEQLEPEALIYDRRFGIEGERSDDFVLINIESDARRRDEKQAFVARLVEKLATSPGLAPNDVFVRLSANTVMEDWSFGSGKVASDIEYPAA; translated from the coding sequence ATGCCACTCGTTCGCGTCACTATGATCAAGGGCAAGTCCCCTGAGTATATCAAGCAGCTGTCACAGAGCATCTACGAGAGCCTTGTCGAGGCATATCTCATGCCCGAAAATGACATGTTCCAGATCATCGAACAGCTGGAACCTGAGGCGCTCATCTACGACCGGCGGTTCGGGATCGAGGGCGAGCGAAGCGACGATTTCGTCCTCATCAACATCGAGTCCGACGCACGGCGGCGCGACGAGAAGCAGGCGTTCGTGGCCCGCCTCGTTGAAAAGCTCGCCACATCGCCAGGCCTGGCGCCGAACGACGTTTTCGTCCGCCTCTCAGCGAACACGGTAATGGAAGACTGGTCGTTCGGCAGCGGCAAGGTCGCCTCCGACATCGAATATCCGGCGGCATGA
- a CDS encoding trans-acting enoyl reductase family protein, with protein MNLAAKFDIILYGASGYTGRLVAEHLVKRYGVDGELTWAMAGRSEARLAEVREQIGAPKDTPLVVANASDPVQLAAMIGSARAIITTVGPYQLYGSNLVAACAAAGVDYLDLCGEPAWIRQMIDAHEATAKAAGARILFSCGFDSMAFELGVYHAQETAKAKLGATVPRVKARLRGMQGGPSGGSVASVMATMAAVQNDAVQRAVMMSPFGLTPGFEGPDQPLGDQVGEDPDVGPVGPFIMAPVDTKNVHRSNMLMGHPYGRDFVYDEMVIGGGEIPSVEDMGELPKPGEGPTEEEREAGFYHIVFIAIAADGRQVRTSVKGDVDPGYGASSKMLAETAIALAGAPDVPGGIWTPGAALQGRLVERLQMHAGVSFSTEE; from the coding sequence ATGAACCTGGCGGCGAAGTTCGACATCATCCTCTATGGGGCAAGTGGCTACACAGGCCGGCTCGTCGCCGAGCATTTGGTAAAGCGCTATGGCGTGGACGGTGAGCTGACCTGGGCCATGGCCGGTCGCAGCGAAGCCAGGCTGGCAGAGGTGCGCGAGCAGATCGGCGCCCCCAAGGACACGCCATTGGTGGTGGCCAACGCAAGCGACCCGGTCCAGCTCGCCGCGATGATCGGGAGCGCCAGGGCGATCATCACCACCGTTGGCCCCTATCAGTTGTACGGTTCGAATTTGGTGGCCGCCTGCGCGGCAGCGGGGGTCGACTATCTGGACCTGTGCGGAGAGCCCGCCTGGATACGCCAGATGATCGATGCGCACGAGGCGACAGCAAAAGCGGCCGGCGCACGAATCCTATTCTCATGCGGGTTCGATTCGATGGCGTTCGAATTGGGAGTCTATCACGCCCAGGAAACGGCAAAAGCCAAGCTGGGCGCTACCGTGCCGCGCGTAAAGGCCCGGCTGCGGGGCATGCAGGGCGGTCCCTCGGGCGGCTCGGTCGCGAGCGTGATGGCGACGATGGCCGCAGTCCAGAATGATGCTGTGCAGCGCGCGGTGATGATGAGCCCGTTTGGCCTCACGCCCGGCTTTGAGGGGCCAGATCAACCGCTTGGCGACCAGGTCGGAGAGGATCCCGATGTGGGGCCTGTCGGACCGTTCATCATGGCGCCGGTCGACACCAAGAATGTCCATCGCTCGAACATGCTGATGGGTCATCCCTATGGCAGAGACTTCGTCTACGACGAGATGGTGATTGGCGGCGGCGAAATACCGAGCGTCGAGGATATGGGCGAACTGCCCAAGCCTGGCGAGGGGCCGACCGAAGAGGAGCGCGAAGCCGGCTTCTACCACATCGTGTTCATCGCAATCGCCGCGGACGGGCGTCAGGTGCGCACGTCGGTAAAAGGCGACGTCGACCCGGGCTATGGCGCGTCATCGAAGATGTTGGCCGAAACGGCGATCGCCTTGGCCGGCGCACCCGATGTGCCCGGTGGCATCTGGACCCCTGGCGCTGCGCTCCAGGGCCGTCTGGTCGAGCGGCTGCAAATGCACGCAGGGGTGAGCTTCAGCACCGAGGAATAG
- a CDS encoding NADPH:quinone oxidoreductase family protein, translating to MKQVQFSETGGADVLKVAEVARPEPGPGQVLIRVESASVNFADVVRRRGDPYPVPTQIPAVPGSEVAGFVEAVGEGVEDLVVGDAVFGITDLGGYSQYLVTEAQGTFKLPEGFDLDIACTLVVAGVTAYQMLAEVARVDAGDTVFIPGAAGGVGTYAVQIARILGAKLIIAAAGSEDRRKQALANGADHALDYGLATWPDEVKILTDGKGADVILDMIGGSFFDQSLDALAPFGRLVVYGNASGELANLAPVRLLGLGQSVAGYYVGQWFAARPVESKRAFDTLVSLVQAGHLKVEISEKFPLERAADAHRLIEQRHAIGKTILKPWA from the coding sequence ATGAAACAAGTGCAATTCTCTGAAACTGGCGGCGCGGACGTTCTGAAGGTGGCGGAAGTGGCGCGGCCGGAACCAGGTCCTGGTCAGGTGCTGATCCGCGTCGAATCGGCGAGCGTAAACTTCGCCGATGTGGTGCGTCGGCGCGGCGATCCCTACCCGGTTCCAACCCAGATCCCCGCGGTTCCTGGCAGCGAGGTCGCCGGGTTCGTTGAGGCGGTGGGTGAAGGCGTCGAGGATCTGGTGGTCGGAGACGCCGTGTTCGGCATCACAGACCTGGGCGGATATTCGCAGTATCTGGTCACGGAGGCGCAGGGAACATTCAAGCTCCCAGAGGGCTTCGATCTCGACATTGCCTGCACGCTCGTCGTCGCTGGGGTGACCGCTTATCAAATGTTGGCGGAAGTCGCGCGAGTAGACGCCGGCGATACCGTGTTCATTCCTGGTGCTGCCGGCGGAGTTGGCACCTATGCAGTGCAAATCGCCCGCATCCTGGGCGCCAAACTCATTATCGCGGCTGCCGGCAGTGAGGATCGTCGCAAGCAGGCGCTGGCCAATGGCGCGGACCATGCTCTCGATTACGGCCTCGCGACCTGGCCCGATGAAGTCAAAATACTGACGGATGGGAAAGGCGCCGATGTCATTCTGGATATGATCGGCGGGAGCTTTTTTGACCAGAGCCTGGATGCTCTTGCTCCCTTCGGCCGTCTCGTCGTCTATGGTAATGCTTCGGGTGAACTTGCCAATCTTGCGCCCGTGCGACTACTCGGGTTGGGGCAAAGCGTGGCGGGCTATTATGTCGGGCAATGGTTTGCCGCGCGGCCTGTGGAATCGAAGAGGGCATTCGATACTTTGGTAAGCCTCGTCCAAGCGGGACACCTCAAGGTAGAGATTTCTGAAAAATTCCCGCTGGAGCGCGCCGCCGACGCGCATCGTCTCATCGAGCAGCGTCATGCCATCGGCAAGACGATCCTCAAGCCATGGGCATAG
- a CDS encoding helix-turn-helix domain-containing protein codes for MKGKRTTLETSACAIARSLGVIGDWWSLLIVRDALAGTRRFGEFQQSLGLAKNILTTRLRKLVACGVLTTAPASDGSSYKEYVLTDRGERLYLVVAALWQWGEEFCFEPGQLSYDLVDSQSHKKLRPLELKSQDGRTLGPHDFIPRARGD; via the coding sequence ATGAAGGGGAAACGGACGACGCTGGAAACGAGCGCATGCGCGATCGCGCGATCCCTTGGGGTAATCGGCGATTGGTGGTCGCTGCTGATCGTTCGTGACGCTTTGGCCGGGACGCGTCGTTTTGGAGAGTTTCAGCAAAGCCTAGGATTGGCCAAGAACATCCTGACCACCCGTCTGCGCAAGCTCGTGGCCTGCGGCGTTCTGACCACGGCACCTGCCTCCGACGGGTCCTCCTATAAGGAGTATGTCCTGACCGATAGAGGTGAACGGCTCTATCTGGTGGTCGCCGCGCTTTGGCAATGGGGAGAAGAATTCTGCTTCGAGCCCGGGCAACTTTCCTACGATCTGGTAGACAGCCAAAGTCATAAAAAACTACGCCCACTTGAGCTGAAGTCGCAGGACGGCCGTACTCTCGGCCCGCACGACTTTATCCCACGCGCGCGTGGAGACTGA